ATGTTGCTGACAGCATTCCTTGATAAAGAGCAAAGTGAGGGGAATGATATCATTCGGACGTTCTCTCAGTGCAGGCAAGCGGAATTGCAGAACATTCAAGCGATAGTAGAGGTCGGAACGGAATTTATTATTTCGTGTCAGCTCATCAAGCTCCACATTCGCGGCGACAATCAATCGCGCTTCAGAGATACGGGACTCGGTTGACCCTACAGGCTCGAACTGACCAGTTTCGATTACCTTCAATAGCTTGGCCTGGTCCTTGGGAGACAGGATGTCGATTTCATCCAGTAACAGTGTGCCCTTCCCTGCGGCTTCGAAGTGACCTATTTTTGACCGCTCTGCACCTGTGAATGAACCACGTAAATGGCCAAACAGCTCGCTTTCGATCAGATCAGAGGGAAGCGCACCGCAGGCAATGTTCTGAAATGGTTCATCTTTTCTGGGCGAGAGTTCATGGATCATGGAGGCCAGCGTGGTTTTTCCGGTACCAGTCTCGCCAATCAGCAGCAAAGTAACATTGTGCCTGGCGATCTTCGAAATCTGGTCGACAATCGGAATCATTTCCGGAGTGTATGTAGTCACCTGCTTCTTATGATCAAAGATTTGACGAGATTCAGGCAGGCTCTCTGGAATGATTTTAGGCTCAAGTTGTGCGAGCTCTTCTGCCAGCAGATTTAACTCTTCAGGCACTGGGGGAAATTCCAGAAAGGCATCCGTGATGAAATTCGCAGTTTCGACGTATTCGACGGGTAGAAACTGATCAAGAATCGTGACGACATTGACTGGGAATTCACAAATTTCTCTCAGATACGATAATACGGAGCTGCGATCATCGGATTCAGAGGGTAAGTCGTGAGGTCTCAAATCCAGGTAAACAGTTGCCGGAGAAGCATTCTGGATCCGCTCCATTAGTTCAGGCAACGACTTTGCCAGACTGACCTGGCTATGAATCTGCTGCAGCAAGCCTGGTTTGAGGATGGATTCTAATTTGGAGTCGAAAGTGTAAATAATCCCCAGAGATGGCATCACAGCTCCTTTGTTCTCTTGGAAATAGACCCAGGCTGTGAGTTTGAGGATGGCCCGGATTCAGTTTTTATTTGCAATCAAAAAATCTGATTGAGTGATTCTATAGTTAAGATGGAATCGCTTGCGTTGTTTGGGTGGAATATGGCGATTGCGATGTTGGGATTACGATAACAAACGTTATCACCAAAATCAAATATGTAATCTTGAGGAAATAGGAGTTCTTTCAGGTTGCTGGATCTTTTTAAACGGCCATATCCTGACAGCCAAGGTATGAAAGACATAAGTGTTTAAATGGTATTTGTTTATGGCGCCTAATTGGGTTGTCGTTGATGTGTTGACTGTTCTGCTGTCTGCTAAAAATGATTTGATCAGGTCGGAATCGTAAGAAATAATTCACTCTGATGAGACAGTCTTGAGAACATCACCGGTCCAGTTACTCCTGTCGTACCATTTTGCAGGTAACTGTCAGAAATACATCTCATGCTCATTACAGCACCGGATGAGGAATTCGGAATCTCAAAGGCTGGGTTCAGTCGATAGACAGGATTAAGGAGAAGCTTGTCGGTTACAGCACGGATCGCTCTGAACAAATACAGTAGATCAATTTGATCTGCTTACTTCTTTTCTGGCGATTCTTTTACTGATGAATGATCGAACTCATTTTTTTCTGAGCTGTGGCATCCTGGTTCTGGTCGTCAGTCTGGCGTTACGCCCCCAGCCTTCAGAATTTCTATCCCCTGTCACGGCAGAGAACTCAACCATCCAACCG
The genomic region above belongs to Gimesia chilikensis and contains:
- a CDS encoding sigma-54 interaction domain-containing protein, coding for MPSLGIIYTFDSKLESILKPGLLQQIHSQVSLAKSLPELMERIQNASPATVYLDLRPHDLPSESDDRSSVLSYLREICEFPVNVVTILDQFLPVEYVETANFITDAFLEFPPVPEELNLLAEELAQLEPKIIPESLPESRQIFDHKKQVTTYTPEMIPIVDQISKIARHNVTLLLIGETGTGKTTLASMIHELSPRKDEPFQNIACGALPSDLIESELFGHLRGSFTGAERSKIGHFEAAGKGTLLLDEIDILSPKDQAKLLKVIETGQFEPVGSTESRISEARLIVAANVELDELTRNNKFRSDLYYRLNVLQFRLPALRERPNDIIPLTLLFIKECCQQHAISVTKIHRKVLDLLKQYSWPGNLRELKNQIQRAVLFSSNGELTTHEFSPNLFQEVQRDPQIQTVSAENQTLADQVAHNEKHLLLKSLSENGYRKTATAKALGISRVGLYKKMRKYGMLDSGKTKLQTES